Proteins encoded by one window of Candidatus Sumerlaea chitinivorans:
- a CDS encoding Ribosomal protein L11 methyltransferase: MPVENDWLCVEIECRKHSQLTSERLWEFLAEWDVLGINESEAEGATSWKIYLPAQTSRENFHTAFQEWLTQTGLDPQSVTVGFGLVPRENWNEKWKQFFVPVHVPPDYVICPPWAADTNGFRGKVSLIIEPGMAFGTGTHATTQLCLTMLRTVFKAGMTVLDVGTGSGILCIACAKLGAKWCLGVDNDPLIAENAALNLRLNGISSEQVSIAVAELSAFRVHPFDLVLCNMLPQHLLPLVPTIKQFLSLHSFTVVTGFLEAERREIEEALSAHGLRVAARDCLGEWGGCIVHLV, encoded by the coding sequence GTGCCGGTGGAAAACGATTGGTTGTGCGTCGAAATTGAGTGTCGAAAGCATTCTCAGCTAACGTCTGAGCGTTTGTGGGAGTTTCTTGCAGAGTGGGACGTCTTGGGAATAAACGAATCAGAGGCCGAAGGCGCTACCTCTTGGAAGATTTACCTTCCCGCCCAGACGTCGAGAGAGAATTTCCACACAGCATTCCAAGAGTGGCTCACGCAGACCGGGCTCGATCCTCAATCGGTCACGGTAGGCTTTGGGCTGGTTCCACGCGAAAACTGGAACGAAAAATGGAAGCAGTTTTTCGTCCCTGTGCACGTACCCCCGGATTATGTGATTTGCCCTCCATGGGCCGCGGACACTAATGGGTTTCGTGGAAAGGTTTCGCTCATCATTGAACCCGGAATGGCCTTTGGAACTGGGACCCACGCGACAACGCAACTCTGTCTGACGATGCTTCGCACAGTCTTCAAGGCCGGAATGACTGTCCTTGACGTGGGAACCGGCAGCGGAATCCTGTGCATTGCTTGTGCTAAGCTTGGGGCTAAATGGTGCCTCGGAGTGGACAACGACCCACTCATTGCAGAGAACGCTGCCTTGAATTTACGCCTAAATGGAATTTCATCCGAACAAGTCTCGATCGCAGTTGCAGAGCTGAGTGCTTTCAGAGTTCACCCATTTGATCTTGTTCTGTGTAACATGCTTCCTCAGCATCTGCTCCCCCTTGTACCAACTATAAAACAGTTTCTCAGTCTGCACTCTTTCACAGTTGTGACTGGATTTCTTGAGGCTGAGAGAAGAGAGATCGAAGAGGCGCTGAGCGCCCACGGACTTAGGGTTGCTGCGCGAGATTGCCTTGGCGAATGGGGCGGATGCATCGTTCACTTAGTATAA
- a CDS encoding transporter, which produces MIRFENVTHFVGERTLFQGLCWHVRPQCRIGLVGDNGSGKTTLLRMATGELEPADGKVSRRNRIRVGFLRQEFTPSEQVGTVLGLVLQAWEAEQQAAAELRSLYEQLGELSGETQACTLERIHELQSIVRHKDLSEIEAEAKKVLAGLGFRQADFQRPLAEFSGGWQMRAALARLLIERHDVLLLDEPTNHLDLESTQWLVEFLTSYSGTLVVVSHDHYFLDTVVGEIAWLSVGKIRTYAGNYSAFLRAREQEEAQLLRAYENQQRELARAERFIERFRYKATKASAVQSRIKQLEKMERIELPPTVSHVRLRLPEPLPSAKTVLELRNVSKQYSGQTILRDISLRFDAGDKVALVGRNGSGKSTLLRICAGIELCEGLRVVPAKTEIAFFAQSHAEALDLEATVLEVGSSWAANMTEEQLRTFLGAFLFSGDDVFKPVRVLSGGEKTRLALARVLLKPANVLLLDEPTNHLDIATRKILLEALKEYAGTVVFVSHDRYFLEQLATKIVSLDGSKATLFYTTYQGFLEKQRQESERPELKENAVRGHARNESAASKDRKAEGQRQNPLVLERKLRTQRRVEIKTRLDALQREIESLEIRLREIESIQANPEAYSNGLVTPELCAEADSIRQRLPELIQQWEKLVDEYEAIRRSAV; this is translated from the coding sequence GTGATTCGGTTTGAAAACGTAACTCACTTTGTCGGCGAGCGCACGTTATTCCAAGGCCTGTGCTGGCATGTCCGCCCACAATGTCGCATTGGTCTCGTGGGTGACAACGGTTCAGGCAAGACAACGCTTCTGCGCATGGCAACCGGCGAGTTGGAACCCGCTGATGGCAAAGTCTCGCGGCGAAACCGGATCCGAGTTGGGTTTCTGCGTCAAGAATTCACTCCATCAGAACAGGTCGGCACTGTCTTAGGGTTAGTGCTTCAAGCATGGGAGGCCGAACAGCAGGCTGCCGCCGAATTGCGGTCGCTTTACGAACAACTCGGTGAACTCAGCGGGGAGACCCAAGCTTGCACGCTTGAGCGGATCCATGAACTCCAGAGTATTGTCCGCCACAAGGACCTCAGCGAAATCGAGGCGGAGGCAAAGAAGGTCTTGGCTGGATTAGGCTTTCGACAAGCCGATTTCCAGCGACCTTTGGCAGAATTCAGTGGTGGTTGGCAAATGCGGGCAGCCCTCGCCCGACTTCTAATCGAACGCCATGATGTCCTCCTCTTGGACGAGCCCACAAACCATCTCGACCTCGAGAGCACGCAGTGGCTCGTGGAATTCCTGACCAGCTACTCTGGGACTTTGGTTGTCGTTTCCCACGATCACTACTTCCTTGATACTGTTGTGGGGGAAATTGCGTGGCTCAGTGTCGGTAAAATTCGAACTTACGCTGGGAATTATTCTGCGTTTCTTCGTGCTCGTGAACAAGAGGAAGCCCAACTCCTGCGTGCGTACGAGAATCAACAGCGAGAACTGGCCCGAGCAGAACGCTTTATCGAGCGATTTCGGTACAAGGCAACAAAAGCTTCCGCTGTGCAAAGCCGGATCAAGCAGTTAGAAAAAATGGAACGCATCGAACTCCCGCCCACAGTGAGTCACGTGCGCCTGCGGCTACCCGAGCCTCTCCCCTCGGCCAAAACGGTATTGGAACTTCGCAACGTTTCGAAACAGTACTCGGGCCAAACGATCTTGCGAGACATTAGCTTACGGTTTGACGCGGGTGACAAAGTGGCATTGGTGGGACGTAATGGGAGCGGCAAATCCACTCTCTTGCGGATTTGCGCTGGCATCGAACTGTGCGAAGGACTGCGAGTGGTGCCGGCAAAAACAGAGATCGCCTTCTTTGCCCAGTCTCATGCTGAGGCCCTGGACCTCGAAGCTACGGTGTTGGAAGTGGGATCATCTTGGGCAGCCAACATGACGGAAGAGCAGTTGCGAACGTTTCTTGGGGCGTTTCTTTTTTCCGGTGACGACGTTTTCAAACCTGTGCGCGTGCTCAGCGGTGGGGAGAAAACGCGATTGGCACTTGCTCGGGTTTTGCTAAAACCAGCAAACGTCCTTCTGCTCGATGAACCTACGAATCATTTGGACATCGCCACACGCAAAATCTTGCTTGAAGCGCTCAAGGAATATGCTGGCACAGTGGTGTTTGTCTCGCACGACCGTTACTTCCTTGAGCAACTTGCGACAAAGATCGTTTCGTTAGACGGGTCAAAGGCGACCCTTTTTTACACTACCTACCAAGGCTTCCTTGAAAAACAACGGCAGGAGAGCGAGCGACCCGAATTGAAGGAAAACGCAGTTCGAGGTCACGCTCGAAACGAATCGGCCGCCTCAAAGGATAGGAAAGCTGAGGGTCAACGTCAAAACCCACTCGTGTTGGAGCGAAAGCTTCGAACGCAACGTCGCGTGGAAATCAAGACGCGCCTCGACGCTTTACAGAGGGAGATTGAATCTCTCGAAATTCGACTCCGCGAAATAGAATCAATTCAGGCTAACCCTGAGGCCTACTCAAATGGATTGGTCACACCCGAATTGTGCGCCGAGGCCGACTCGATCCGGCAACGACTCCCTGAACTCATTCAACAATGGGAAAAGCTCGTGGACGAGTACGAGGCTATTCGTCGGTCGGCCGTGTGA
- a CDS encoding dTDP-Rha:A-D-GlcNAc-diphosphoryl polyprenol, A-3-L-rhamnosyl transferase WbbL yields the protein MGKADCLISFVIVNYQTSHLVRRLLASLQNVTIPHEIIVVDNASPNSDWQDLQDLPIALIRSDTNLGYGLGCNLGAQEAHGEFLCILNPDIIVPEGAIERWLATAQRLLGQRRPVGIVAPRLTYENGVEQLSAYRFPTMWSYWSAHSICAGLVKYARKRLGFGSRTAHSSLRSVDWVMGSAMLIPRAAWDSVGGFSSRYFFYAEDTDLCWRMRRAGFEVFYAPEVTLIHTQGESAPQKRAEACKRLFSGLKVFLEDNYSPARRKRVEYCVIADMVLRILLLSPTLLWRRDDPLLQARLHGYREVLRMYWQDLRKT from the coding sequence ATGGGTAAGGCCGATTGTCTGATCTCCTTTGTAATCGTAAACTACCAGACAAGTCACTTGGTGCGCCGGCTGCTTGCGTCGCTCCAAAATGTCACTATCCCACACGAGATCATTGTTGTCGACAACGCATCGCCCAATTCCGATTGGCAAGACCTGCAGGACCTACCGATTGCTCTGATCCGCTCCGACACAAATCTGGGTTATGGACTTGGATGCAATCTCGGGGCGCAAGAGGCCCATGGAGAGTTTTTATGTATTCTCAATCCTGATATCATTGTCCCAGAGGGCGCGATTGAGAGGTGGCTTGCGACGGCCCAGAGGCTACTGGGTCAACGCAGACCTGTTGGCATTGTGGCCCCGCGTCTAACCTACGAGAACGGGGTCGAACAACTCTCCGCCTACCGCTTCCCCACCATGTGGAGCTATTGGTCCGCCCATTCCATTTGTGCGGGCTTAGTCAAATACGCACGTAAGCGCTTAGGGTTCGGCTCCCGTACCGCCCATAGCTCCCTAAGATCCGTCGATTGGGTGATGGGTTCGGCAATGCTGATTCCGCGCGCAGCGTGGGATAGTGTTGGCGGCTTCAGTTCGCGATACTTCTTCTATGCTGAGGACACCGACCTGTGTTGGCGAATGAGGCGAGCCGGTTTCGAAGTTTTCTACGCCCCTGAAGTCACGCTCATCCACACTCAAGGTGAAAGTGCGCCCCAAAAGCGAGCCGAAGCGTGCAAGCGCTTGTTTAGCGGGCTCAAGGTGTTTTTGGAGGATAACTATTCACCCGCCAGGCGCAAGCGAGTTGAGTACTGCGTGATCGCGGATATGGTGCTCCGCATTTTACTTCTTTCCCCAACACTTCTCTGGCGTAGGGATGATCCTCTTCTCCAAGCACGCCTTCACGGCTACCGAGAGGTCCTACGGATGTACTGGCAGGACTTGCGTAAGACCTAA
- a CDS encoding Acyl-phosphate:glycerol-3-phosphate O-acyltransferase PlsY yields the protein MRLLLAILLAYGIGSIPWGYWIGRWVGGIDIREHGSGNIGATNVARVLGKKWGFTTFCLDVLKGLVPVAIFPSLFGLTDRSGTAEILLGAAAVVGHCYSPFLGFTGGKGVATALGVFLAIATLPVLILAVVAGVLIAWKGYISLAAIVCAALLPFLLFFFDYPWVVLLVGELLAALVIYRHRGNIQRLLAGTESRVWDSALGLGEEEPIPTTVGDSRE from the coding sequence ATGCGTTTACTTCTGGCAATACTTTTGGCTTACGGCATCGGTTCTATTCCTTGGGGTTATTGGATTGGCCGATGGGTAGGGGGAATCGACATCCGCGAACATGGGAGTGGGAACATCGGCGCGACCAATGTCGCAAGGGTGTTGGGCAAGAAGTGGGGTTTTACCACGTTTTGCTTGGATGTTCTAAAAGGATTAGTTCCAGTTGCCATCTTCCCTTCCCTGTTCGGTCTGACCGACAGAAGCGGAACCGCCGAAATTTTACTTGGTGCGGCGGCAGTGGTAGGGCACTGCTATTCACCCTTTTTGGGTTTCACTGGGGGCAAGGGAGTTGCCACCGCCTTGGGGGTATTCTTGGCGATCGCAACGCTTCCTGTCCTCATCTTGGCGGTTGTTGCCGGTGTTCTCATTGCGTGGAAAGGCTATATTTCGTTGGCAGCAATCGTTTGTGCAGCCCTCTTGCCGTTCCTTCTCTTCTTCTTTGATTATCCGTGGGTGGTACTTCTCGTAGGGGAGCTGCTTGCTGCGTTGGTGATCTACAGACATCGTGGGAATATCCAGCGACTGCTCGCGGGAACTGAATCGCGAGTGTGGGATAGCGCACTTGGGCTCGGCGAGGAGGAGCCAATCCCCACCACGGTTGGTGATTCGAGAGAATAA
- a CDS encoding Glycerol-3-phosphate dehydrogenase [NAD(P)+] yields the protein MKIERITVFGAGAWGVTLADLLAKKGYSVCVWDVDEAVLTMLREKRTRGTPPNFFVNEAVAFESDFAQAAAYGEVLVSVVPSFAVRSVCEKLRTSGGVQGRLFVSCSKGIEEDTLLLPSQVFAEIFGEQSLRYFAVLSGPSHAEEVCRGIPTTVVSASSESSTAVAVQDLFMTREFRVYTQADVRGVELGGALKNVIAIAAGACDGLGFGDNTKAALLTRGLAEITRAAVALGAQRETLAGLAGLGDLVVTAMSRHSRNRLFGELLARGRSSAAALQEVGAVVEGYRTTRSAYQLSRKIGVEMPITEAIYRVLYEGLSVPEAVALLLEREPKPEIY from the coding sequence ATGAAGATAGAAAGAATCACAGTTTTTGGTGCAGGGGCTTGGGGGGTCACTTTAGCCGACCTATTGGCCAAAAAAGGATACTCAGTGTGCGTTTGGGATGTAGACGAAGCGGTGCTTACCATGCTCCGCGAAAAACGCACCCGAGGGACTCCACCGAATTTCTTTGTAAACGAGGCTGTTGCGTTTGAGTCTGATTTTGCCCAGGCTGCGGCCTACGGCGAAGTGCTTGTCTCGGTTGTCCCTTCGTTTGCTGTGCGATCTGTGTGCGAAAAATTGCGCACCAGTGGCGGGGTGCAGGGACGCCTATTTGTGAGTTGTTCGAAGGGCATTGAAGAGGATACGCTTCTTTTGCCCTCGCAAGTGTTCGCCGAAATTTTCGGGGAGCAATCGCTCAGGTACTTTGCCGTTCTCTCAGGACCAAGTCACGCAGAGGAAGTCTGCAGGGGCATTCCGACGACCGTGGTAAGTGCTTCGTCGGAGTCGTCCACGGCTGTAGCGGTCCAAGACCTCTTTATGACCCGGGAGTTCCGAGTCTACACTCAGGCCGACGTGCGCGGAGTCGAACTCGGGGGTGCTTTAAAAAATGTGATCGCAATCGCCGCCGGGGCATGTGATGGCCTTGGTTTCGGCGACAATACAAAAGCAGCGTTGCTCACCCGTGGGCTAGCCGAAATTACCCGCGCGGCTGTTGCCTTGGGGGCACAGCGTGAAACCTTAGCGGGGTTAGCTGGCTTAGGCGATCTCGTGGTGACAGCCATGAGCCGCCACAGCCGCAACCGACTGTTTGGCGAACTCCTCGCTCGGGGACGTTCATCTGCTGCAGCGTTGCAAGAGGTGGGAGCTGTGGTGGAAGGCTACCGAACAACGCGCTCTGCCTATCAACTCTCCCGCAAGATAGGCGTCGAGATGCCGATCACCGAAGCGATTTATCGTGTCCTCTACGAGGGGCTGAGCGTCCCGGAAGCAGTCGCCTTGTTATTGGAGCGCGAACCCAAGCCTGAAATTTATTAG
- a CDS encoding Biotin carboxylase of acetyl-CoA carboxylase produces the protein MFRKILIANRGEVALRIIRACKELGIQTVAVYSEADADSLHVKFADEDVCIGPAPSSESYLNIARIISAAEITDAEAIHPGYGFLAENARFAELCETCKIKFIGPKPDAIRRMGDKAEAKRTMREAGVPCVPGSDGIVTDQKEARAIADEIGYPVIIKAAAGGGGRGMRVAHTPIALSTAFVTAQAEAEKAFGNPGVYIEKYIENPKHVEVQILADEHGNVLHFGERDCSVQRRHQKLIEESPCAILDPETRRRIGEAAVRAARAVGYQNAGTIEFLMDKDKNFYFMEMNTRIQVEHPVTEEVTHFDLVQAQIRIAAGEKLTLKQEDITLHGHAIECRINAEDPYRNFMPSPGRLTTYHVPGGPGVRVDSHCYEEYTIPPFYDSMIAKLITWAPTREECIARMRRALDEFVIEGIATTIPFHREVMDSEEFRSGRFGTNFVERFWK, from the coding sequence ATGTTCCGAAAAATCCTGATCGCAAACCGCGGTGAAGTGGCGCTTCGAATCATACGCGCTTGTAAAGAACTCGGAATCCAAACCGTGGCAGTGTATTCGGAAGCAGATGCGGACTCACTGCACGTAAAATTCGCGGACGAGGACGTCTGCATTGGTCCAGCACCCTCGAGCGAAAGTTACTTGAACATCGCTCGGATCATTAGCGCTGCAGAAATCACTGACGCAGAGGCAATTCATCCCGGGTATGGATTCCTTGCCGAGAACGCGCGCTTTGCGGAGCTTTGTGAAACATGCAAAATCAAATTTATCGGTCCTAAGCCTGACGCGATTCGCAGAATGGGCGATAAAGCGGAGGCGAAACGGACCATGCGAGAGGCCGGCGTTCCATGCGTGCCTGGAAGCGATGGGATTGTCACCGATCAGAAAGAGGCACGTGCAATTGCGGATGAAATCGGTTATCCGGTCATTATTAAGGCCGCGGCTGGGGGAGGCGGTCGCGGAATGAGGGTGGCACATACGCCGATCGCATTATCTACGGCATTTGTGACCGCCCAAGCAGAAGCCGAAAAAGCGTTCGGAAATCCCGGCGTGTACATTGAGAAGTACATCGAGAATCCAAAACACGTGGAGGTCCAGATTCTCGCCGACGAGCATGGAAATGTCCTCCATTTCGGCGAGCGTGATTGCAGTGTCCAGCGGCGTCATCAGAAGCTGATCGAGGAGAGCCCGTGTGCCATTCTTGACCCGGAGACTCGACGGCGGATCGGCGAAGCCGCAGTGCGTGCTGCTCGAGCGGTAGGTTATCAAAATGCCGGCACCATCGAGTTCCTCATGGATAAGGACAAGAATTTCTACTTTATGGAAATGAACACCCGAATTCAGGTGGAGCACCCGGTCACCGAAGAGGTTACGCACTTTGATTTGGTGCAAGCTCAGATTCGAATTGCGGCAGGCGAAAAACTTACGCTTAAGCAAGAAGACATCACTCTTCACGGACATGCCATTGAGTGCAGAATCAATGCGGAAGACCCATACCGCAATTTTATGCCAAGTCCCGGCCGACTCACCACCTACCACGTTCCGGGTGGCCCCGGTGTGCGTGTAGATTCACATTGTTACGAAGAGTACACAATTCCTCCGTTCTACGACTCCATGATTGCGAAGCTCATCACGTGGGCCCCCACGCGCGAAGAATGCATTGCACGCATGCGCCGTGCATTGGACGAATTTGTGATTGAGGGAATTGCCACCACGATTCCATTCCATAGAGAAGTTATGGATAGTGAGGAATTTCGGAGCGGCCGCTTCGGCACGAATTTCGTTGAGCGATTCTGGAAATAA
- a CDS encoding Helicase PriA essential for oriC/DnaA-independent DNA replication, with product MDGLFDYGIPLPLVEQICVGSIVEVRFGLKTTCGCVVEVSSSHSPEISPNRILPVKRILTPEYRISPDLLELGKWMSDYYFSPLGQTLRCISFFGFNHFAPEIQVAYSLTRLAGSPSGKFTEKQSKVVRLLETSHSPLSAKEILRATGVSASVLETLLRKGLVQKVLTEKCEVGAANLTSVELESPLPLNADQNRALAAVRRSMDEQLSTAFVLHGVTGSGKTEVYLQAIQHALDLGKEAIVLVPEISLTPQTLQRFSRRFGNIVGVYHSKLSSREKYELWRRIESRECRVLVGARSALFAPFENIGIIVVDEEHETTYKQDSVPRYHARDVAVVRAKMCKCPVILGSATPSMESYFNCQTGKYELLELPHRVEERPLPEVHIVDMTREVAEGDNPALFSAALLEAMRQTLESGQQVLVFLNRRGYFNFAICLACQNVIRCEHCDVALTYHKVGNRMLCHYCNFQQPRPTVCPQCGAAEIAMLGLGTQRVEEELTRLFPQASVLRFDLDTMKSKYAYPKAWQQIVNNEVQIILGTQMIAKGLHLVNVALVAVPLADVSLFQPDFRAAERAFSILTQVAGRTGRSSTPGRVIIQTYVPHHYAIQYAQSQDYRGFYEKEIRVRKVLRFPPHQRLIAILGLGKDSERTRELFHEFSRIVENAAHPHSDEVSVLGPTPAPRARLEGQFRWRLLLRSANTSLMRSVLRRALERWEKTPRHSHITLTVDVDPLDLL from the coding sequence GTGGATGGCCTGTTTGATTATGGCATTCCACTACCTTTGGTGGAGCAAATCTGCGTCGGTTCCATTGTGGAAGTGAGATTTGGCCTGAAAACGACCTGTGGCTGTGTCGTTGAGGTGAGCTCGTCGCACTCGCCGGAGATTTCGCCAAACCGGATTCTTCCTGTGAAACGGATCCTCACGCCCGAGTACAGAATTTCACCCGACCTTCTCGAGCTTGGGAAATGGATGAGCGATTACTACTTCTCCCCCCTGGGGCAAACCCTGAGATGCATCTCGTTCTTTGGGTTCAACCATTTCGCGCCCGAAATCCAAGTTGCCTATTCGCTGACTCGCTTAGCCGGAAGTCCCTCCGGCAAATTCACTGAAAAGCAATCGAAGGTGGTACGTTTATTGGAGACCTCCCACTCCCCTCTCTCAGCTAAAGAGATCCTCAGAGCGACAGGAGTGAGCGCGAGCGTTTTAGAAACATTGCTGCGAAAAGGGCTTGTGCAAAAGGTGCTCACGGAGAAGTGCGAGGTCGGCGCCGCCAACCTGACATCAGTTGAGCTGGAGTCCCCATTGCCCCTCAATGCGGATCAAAACCGCGCTCTCGCCGCGGTGCGTCGCTCAATGGATGAGCAGCTCTCCACCGCGTTTGTGCTTCATGGAGTGACTGGCAGCGGAAAGACCGAGGTCTACCTGCAGGCCATCCAACACGCGTTGGATCTCGGGAAAGAAGCGATCGTTCTCGTTCCTGAAATCTCGTTGACGCCCCAGACCCTCCAGCGCTTCAGCCGACGATTTGGCAATATCGTTGGCGTTTACCACTCCAAGCTCAGCAGCCGAGAAAAGTACGAATTATGGCGACGAATTGAGTCTCGCGAATGCCGGGTGCTTGTCGGTGCACGTTCGGCCTTGTTCGCACCCTTCGAAAACATCGGAATTATCGTCGTCGACGAGGAACACGAAACGACGTACAAACAGGATTCTGTCCCGCGATATCATGCGCGCGATGTGGCAGTTGTGCGCGCGAAGATGTGCAAATGCCCTGTCATCCTTGGTAGTGCCACGCCAAGCATGGAAAGTTACTTCAATTGTCAGACAGGCAAATACGAATTGCTCGAGTTGCCGCACCGAGTGGAAGAGCGTCCGCTCCCAGAAGTGCATATTGTTGATATGACTCGTGAAGTGGCTGAAGGCGACAATCCCGCCTTATTCAGTGCAGCTCTCCTCGAGGCCATGCGCCAGACTCTTGAGTCTGGGCAACAAGTCCTCGTATTTCTCAACCGGCGTGGGTACTTCAACTTTGCCATATGTTTGGCTTGCCAGAATGTGATTCGCTGCGAGCACTGCGACGTTGCACTCACCTACCACAAGGTGGGTAACCGGATGCTTTGCCACTACTGTAACTTCCAGCAGCCTCGTCCCACTGTGTGCCCGCAGTGTGGCGCGGCGGAAATCGCGATGCTTGGGCTGGGCACGCAACGCGTCGAGGAAGAACTTACCCGACTCTTTCCGCAGGCAAGCGTCCTGCGTTTTGACCTCGACACCATGAAATCGAAATACGCCTACCCAAAGGCGTGGCAGCAAATAGTAAATAACGAAGTTCAGATCATTCTTGGAACCCAGATGATCGCGAAGGGGCTCCACCTCGTGAACGTTGCTCTTGTGGCGGTGCCGCTGGCTGATGTGTCGCTTTTCCAGCCGGATTTTCGCGCTGCAGAACGAGCTTTCTCTATTTTGACGCAAGTGGCTGGACGAACTGGGCGAAGCTCCACACCGGGGCGTGTGATCATTCAAACGTATGTCCCCCACCACTATGCAATCCAGTATGCGCAGTCGCAGGATTACCGCGGATTTTATGAAAAAGAGATTCGTGTGCGCAAAGTTCTGCGTTTCCCACCTCATCAGCGTCTGATTGCGATACTTGGACTGGGGAAAGACAGCGAGCGCACACGAGAGCTTTTTCATGAGTTCTCGCGCATTGTTGAAAATGCCGCGCACCCTCACTCGGATGAGGTTTCGGTGCTTGGACCCACTCCGGCTCCTCGCGCGCGTCTCGAGGGGCAGTTCAGGTGGCGCCTGCTACTGCGGAGCGCTAATACCAGTCTGATGCGTTCTGTTCTGCGACGAGCACTTGAGCGTTGGGAAAAGACACCGCGTCACAGCCACATTACCCTCACAGTCGATGTAGATCCGTTAGATTTGCTCTGA
- a CDS encoding Biotin carboxyl carrier protein of acetyl-CoA carboxylase, protein MAEETAKKKKTAPSGQLSFSVRDIKELFILMKENDIAELNIEQGGTKIHVVSLRGQTAAQQVPQVVPVVPSVAPVSVVSPPPIAAGAPPMDAGLEVPAQPSTPATAAPAEAPTTESEPPAHWKTVRSPMVGTFYRAPAPDAPPFVEVGDRVKEDTTLCIIEAMKLMNEIKAEMRGRVAKILVENGMPVEYNQPLFYIEPE, encoded by the coding sequence ATGGCTGAGGAAACGGCAAAGAAAAAGAAGACAGCTCCCTCGGGTCAACTGTCGTTTAGTGTGAGGGACATCAAAGAGCTTTTCATCCTGATGAAAGAAAATGACATTGCAGAGCTGAACATCGAGCAGGGGGGCACGAAAATCCACGTCGTGAGTTTGCGGGGCCAAACAGCAGCCCAACAAGTACCACAGGTCGTGCCCGTTGTACCAAGTGTGGCGCCGGTGAGCGTGGTGAGTCCCCCGCCAATTGCTGCAGGAGCTCCGCCGATGGATGCTGGGTTAGAAGTCCCGGCTCAGCCGTCAACGCCGGCGACGGCAGCTCCCGCCGAAGCCCCTACAACGGAATCTGAACCTCCCGCGCATTGGAAAACAGTTCGTTCTCCGATGGTCGGTACCTTTTATCGTGCTCCAGCGCCAGATGCACCACCCTTCGTTGAGGTTGGCGACCGCGTGAAGGAAGATACCACGCTCTGCATCATTGAAGCGATGAAGCTGATGAACGAGATCAAAGCAGAGATGCGGGGGCGCGTCGCGAAAATCCTTGTGGAAAACGGCATGCCGGTCGAGTACAACCAGCCGCTGTTCTACATTGAGCCAGAATGA